Part of the Paenibacillus sp. FSL R7-0273 genome is shown below.
TCTCTCCCCCGTCCGGCTGGCTCAGTCCGGCAACGAGCTGCAGCAGCGTTGACTTGCCGCAGCCCGAGGGACCCAGCACGCTGATAATTTCACCCTCCTGCAGCTCCAGGTTGATACCGCCCAGCGCCTGGAAACCGCCGTAGCTTTTTTGCAAATTGCGGATTTCGAGCAGCGGTGTGCCCGGGGCGTGTACAGTCTGTGGTTGTCTCATGCTCTCGCCCCTCTCTTCTTAAAGATGGATTCAATTACAACAAGGATCAGTACAATAATGCCTCCTCCGGTCACTGTAGCCGCAGATGCGTAGCCGAACCGCATATCTTCAAAGGCATCGTCAATGACAATCGGCAGGGTTACAAAATTCGGCGGGAACAGAATAGAGTTGACCGCCAGATCGAAAATACAGGAGCCGAAGGCAGCAAGCGCACCTGACACCAGCGCGCCGCGGATCAGCGGAATCAGGATCGTCCGCACCCGGCTGACCAGGGAAGCCCCCTGAATCTGTGCGGCATCGAGCAGATGCCCGGGAACCTTGGCCATCGAGCCGGTGATAATCCGGGTAATGACCGGGATCGCTCCGGCAATGGCCGCCAGCACCAGGATCGGCGGCTTACTGTACAGTCTGAGTCCCAGCGGCTCCAGCCACTTCTGGTTCCAGACAAAGATATACCCGATGCCGAGCACAACGCCCGGAACCGCGAAGGAGATCAGCGTAGCGGTCTCAATCAGCTTTTTAAATTTAAACCGGGAATAGGACAGCACAAATGCTGCGCCAAGGCCGATAATCAGCCCGAATACAGAAGCTGCAGCTGCAATCATCAGCGATCTGCCGATTCCCGGGAATAAATCCGCACCGTGGCGGAACAGCTCACTGTAATGCTCAAGCGTCAGATTGCCTCTCACCAGTCCTCCTGACTGTACCTGCAGAATGGACATGACCAGGCTGGAGCCGATCGGGATGCCGATGACAACGATGAGCAGAAGACCGACCGCGCAGCTGATTAGCCAGCTGTATTTGCCGGCAGAGCCGGGGGCCGAGCGGACCGCTCTCCCTGACAGAATGTCATACCTGGCTCTGCGCAGCACATAGAACTGGACGGCAATTGCCATCGCGATCAGCAGCACCAGATACAGGGACAGCACACCCGCCATGTCGAAGCGGATTGGCGAGGTGTAAATTGCCGAGTAGATAGAATATGGCAGTGTCGGGAAGCGGTACACTACGGCAATTGCCGACGGAAGACCAAAGTCTCCGATTGTATCCATAAAGACCAGCAATGCGCCTGAAAAAATTGACGGCAGCAGCAGCGGAACCTCCACCGTCCGCCACACGCGCCATGAGCTGGCGCCGCACAGCCTT
Proteins encoded:
- a CDS encoding ABC transporter permease, which translates into the protein MVKALNVNRLGWIVSILLAILVLFPLAAVIIQVLLPGVFFGELNFGDLSLLLDVFNRPLWRKSLENSLLLGIGTTLFGTILGTVLAMARSRWSFRGAALLDAAAWILFIMPSFILAQGWIMFSAGNGLAASLFGWKWVSSAVFSPAGLVAVMTFSKFPLAYLTVRAAMEWKMDMLSQAARLCGASSWRVWRTVEVPLLLPSIFSGALLVFMDTIGDFGLPSAIAVVYRFPTLPYSIYSAIYTSPIRFDMAGVLSLYLVLLIAMAIAVQFYVLRRARYDILSGRAVRSAPGSAGKYSWLISCAVGLLLIVVIGIPIGSSLVMSILQVQSGGLVRGNLTLEHYSELFRHGADLFPGIGRSLMIAAAASVFGLIIGLGAAFVLSYSRFKFKKLIETATLISFAVPGVVLGIGYIFVWNQKWLEPLGLRLYSKPPILVLAAIAGAIPVITRIITGSMAKVPGHLLDAAQIQGASLVSRVRTILIPLIRGALVSGALAAFGSCIFDLAVNSILFPPNFVTLPIVIDDAFEDMRFGYASAATVTGGGIIVLILVVIESIFKKRGARA